In the genome of Bremerella sp. JC817, one region contains:
- a CDS encoding EF-hand domain-containing protein yields MKKIWKHSLVVLSLTMVGAAFSTADAQGREGGGPRGPREGQRGGGERQFNPEVMIERIMGLDKDGDGKVTKEEAGESRAAGMIERADADKDGAVTKEELTKMFERGPGDRQGPPRGEGDRPQMRRGEGDRPGPQRDGERGPRGPRDGDRPEGDRPEGARGPREGGRPGPGGPGRGGFDGASMGPGMLPGFVMDRLDLSDEQKRELRALQEEMQKKFQSILTEEQRDKLKDMARNRPDFQGPRGEGDRPEGARGPRDGDRPEGRPQFRGPRDGDRPEFRGPRDGERGPRGPRDGDRRERDDEEKDDA; encoded by the coding sequence ATGAAGAAGATTTGGAAACACTCCTTAGTTGTGCTTTCGCTGACCATGGTCGGCGCAGCGTTCTCCACCGCCGACGCTCAAGGGCGTGAAGGTGGTGGTCCCCGTGGTCCTCGCGAAGGACAACGTGGCGGCGGCGAACGTCAGTTCAACCCAGAAGTGATGATCGAACGGATCATGGGCTTGGACAAAGATGGCGACGGTAAGGTCACCAAAGAAGAAGCAGGCGAAAGCCGCGCTGCCGGCATGATCGAACGTGCCGACGCCGATAAAGATGGTGCCGTTACCAAGGAAGAACTGACCAAGATGTTCGAGCGTGGTCCTGGCGATCGCCAAGGTCCTCCACGCGGCGAAGGGGATCGTCCCCAGATGCGTCGTGGCGAAGGGGACCGTCCTGGTCCACAGCGTGACGGCGAACGTGGTCCCCGCGGACCTCGCGATGGGGATCGTCCGGAAGGCGACCGACCTGAAGGTGCTCGCGGTCCTCGCGAAGGCGGCCGTCCCGGTCCCGGTGGTCCGGGCCGCGGTGGTTTCGATGGTGCTTCCATGGGCCCTGGCATGCTGCCTGGTTTCGTGATGGACCGCCTCGACCTGAGCGACGAACAGAAACGCGAACTGCGTGCTCTACAGGAAGAGATGCAGAAGAAGTTCCAGTCGATCCTGACCGAAGAACAACGCGACAAGCTGAAGGACATGGCCCGCAACCGTCCTGACTTCCAGGGTCCACGTGGCGAAGGCGATCGACCTGAAGGTGCTCGCGGTCCTCGTGACGGTGACCGACCCGAAGGTCGCCCACAGTTCCGTGGTCCACGCGACGGCGACCGTCCAGAATTCCGCGGCCCTCGTGATGGCGAACGTGGCCCACGCGGTCCTCGCGATGGCGACCGCCGCGAACGCGACGACGAAGAAAAGGACGATGCCTAG
- a CDS encoding protocatechuate 3,4-dioxygenase — protein MNSSRFGSGRRAFLGLMGSAFFTTPGLFAEELLKPTPALTEGPFYPNKMPLDQDNDLIIIKDSTTPAVGQITHLTGRILTESGSPMKDATIEIWQCDANAVYLHTADSNKKQDQIDRNFQGFGRFTTGSTGEYRFRTIKPVPYPGRPAPHIHIKVKQGDRELLTTQLMIRGFAGNDRDGVFSHVRDPKLRERLVTDFNPVPDSKMNELAASFDIVLGATPDERDMRRPGPPPGGGRGPGGRPPGPGPRRS, from the coding sequence ATGAACTCGTCTCGATTCGGTTCCGGCCGACGTGCTTTCCTGGGTTTGATGGGCTCGGCGTTCTTTACGACGCCAGGGCTGTTCGCCGAAGAGTTGCTCAAGCCAACTCCGGCTCTGACAGAAGGTCCCTTCTATCCCAACAAGATGCCGCTCGATCAAGACAACGACTTGATCATCATCAAAGACAGCACGACGCCAGCCGTCGGACAGATCACACACCTGACCGGTCGCATCCTGACCGAGAGCGGTTCGCCGATGAAGGACGCGACGATCGAAATCTGGCAGTGCGATGCCAACGCTGTCTATTTGCACACGGCGGACAGCAACAAAAAACAAGATCAAATCGACCGCAACTTTCAAGGCTTTGGTCGGTTTACCACTGGGAGCACCGGAGAGTATCGCTTCCGCACGATCAAGCCGGTCCCCTACCCAGGCCGGCCGGCGCCTCACATTCATATCAAGGTGAAGCAAGGGGATCGCGAGTTATTGACGACGCAGTTGATGATTCGAGGTTTTGCCGGCAACGATCGTGACGGCGTGTTCTCTCATGTGCGAGATCCGAAACTGCGTGAGCGGTTGGTCACCGATTTCAATCCAGTACCCGATTCCAAGATGAACGAGCTTGCCGCTTCGTTCGACATTGTGCTCGGGGCGACTCCGGACGAACGAGATATGCGTCGCCCAGGTCCTCCTCCGGGAGGCGGTCGCGGACCAGGTGGTCGTCCTCCGGGACCAGGGCCTCGTCGCTCGTAA
- a CDS encoding TolC family protein: MQRLLAALGATMVDWKTNRGNWWIALGLTGIVGCTSGPGSWNQAYHEPAAPPEVSAAAKLPAEVAKVAPEAELVSHEQRHSVIESTTLIPTAILPPQNELIEGPVFNIAQAPTPPRVPTTVGPGVTLQYMQDLALANNPTIRQSSASALAASDYQYQVGLSANPIVGYQASQLADANTDQHVVSVEREFVTAHKLGLNQNVLGHAAEAQRWDVESQRYRVMTDVRLAFVDALVAQRRIDVIDDFQTVVAKGAELAKKRFEAREASQSDQLQAEIQLNEVEVLRQQADISWEAAWQEMAATAGVPDMDRARLDGELSPDSANMNWDDIYSTLLGSSPELHASYSRVNQARANMSRQEVQAIPNVTAQLQAGHDNGTGSGMINLSVGAPIPVFNDNSGNISAAYREYCRATHDVKRIEMSLKARLAGVSKEYDSALVAVKRYEQQILPKAKQTLDLAEQAYTAGEFSFIQVLIVRRTYFDTNLNYITALGDLAKAHAQIDGLLLTGGLDQPTDFQGGDALRGQTFGQQ; the protein is encoded by the coding sequence TTGCAACGTCTGCTGGCAGCACTGGGGGCGACGATGGTGGACTGGAAAACGAATCGTGGAAATTGGTGGATCGCCCTTGGCCTGACCGGCATCGTGGGTTGTACCAGCGGGCCTGGTTCGTGGAACCAAGCCTATCACGAACCAGCCGCTCCGCCGGAAGTCTCGGCCGCGGCCAAGCTGCCCGCCGAGGTCGCCAAAGTCGCTCCTGAAGCGGAACTGGTTTCGCACGAACAACGCCACAGCGTCATCGAATCGACGACGCTGATTCCGACCGCGATCTTGCCGCCGCAGAACGAACTGATTGAAGGACCGGTCTTTAACATTGCTCAGGCCCCAACGCCACCTCGCGTGCCGACCACCGTCGGACCAGGCGTCACCCTGCAGTACATGCAAGACCTGGCCTTGGCCAACAATCCCACCATTCGTCAAAGCTCGGCGTCGGCGCTTGCAGCATCCGACTATCAATACCAGGTCGGTCTGTCGGCGAACCCGATCGTCGGATACCAGGCCAGCCAGTTGGCCGACGCCAATACCGATCAGCATGTGGTCTCGGTCGAACGCGAGTTCGTCACGGCCCACAAGCTTGGCCTCAACCAGAATGTGCTGGGACATGCGGCCGAAGCTCAACGCTGGGATGTCGAGTCGCAGCGTTACCGGGTGATGACCGACGTTCGCCTGGCGTTCGTCGATGCCCTGGTCGCTCAGCGCCGAATCGATGTGATCGACGACTTCCAGACCGTGGTTGCCAAAGGTGCCGAGCTAGCCAAGAAACGTTTCGAGGCCCGCGAAGCTTCGCAGTCTGATCAGCTTCAAGCCGAGATCCAACTCAACGAAGTCGAAGTGCTCCGTCAGCAAGCCGACATTTCGTGGGAAGCTGCCTGGCAAGAGATGGCCGCAACGGCTGGTGTACCTGACATGGACCGAGCCCGCCTTGATGGCGAGCTGAGCCCTGATTCCGCCAACATGAATTGGGACGACATCTACTCGACGCTATTGGGTAGCAGTCCCGAACTGCATGCCAGCTACAGCCGCGTGAACCAGGCCCGAGCCAACATGTCTCGCCAAGAGGTTCAGGCCATTCCGAACGTTACCGCGCAGCTTCAAGCAGGTCACGACAATGGCACCGGCAGCGGGATGATCAACCTTTCCGTGGGTGCCCCGATCCCGGTCTTCAACGATAACAGTGGCAACATCTCGGCGGCCTATCGCGAGTACTGCCGTGCGACGCACGATGTGAAGCGGATCGAGATGTCGCTGAAGGCTCGCCTGGCGGGCGTGTCGAAGGAATACGATTCGGCCCTGGTCGCCGTCAAACGGTACGAACAACAAATTCTGCCGAAGGCGAAGCAAACGCTCGACCTCGCCGAACAGGCTTATACTGCCGGTGAGTTCTCATTCATCCAGGTGTTGATCGTGCGACGGACGTACTTCGATACCAACCTCAACTACATCACGGCCCTGGGCGATCTGGCCAAAGCTCATGCCCAGATCGATGGTCTTCTGCTGACCGGCGGCTTGGATCAGCCAACCGACTTCCAAGGTGGCGATGCCCTGCGAGGCCAGACATTTGGCCAGCAATAA
- a CDS encoding dihydrofolate reductase family protein: MRKIIYFVTASLDGYIARPDGAIDWLTQAEGNEDFGFSEFLNSIDTVIQGRTTYEQVLTFGPYPYAEKQNYVFSRKLLQCQHAEIVRQPVSDFVRWIQKQPGKDIWLVGGGQLAASFLHAGVIDELKVFIQPIVLGQGLPLVSYVGRDTRLKLTNSRTFQQGLVQIDYDILH, from the coding sequence GTGAGAAAGATTATCTACTTCGTCACGGCCAGCCTGGATGGATACATCGCTCGGCCCGATGGGGCGATCGATTGGCTAACCCAGGCCGAAGGAAACGAGGACTTTGGTTTCTCGGAGTTCCTCAATTCGATCGACACCGTCATCCAAGGTCGGACCACCTACGAACAGGTCCTCACCTTCGGCCCCTACCCTTATGCCGAGAAGCAAAACTACGTCTTCTCTCGTAAGCTGCTGCAATGTCAGCATGCCGAGATTGTCCGTCAGCCGGTGTCCGACTTCGTTCGCTGGATCCAAAAGCAGCCTGGCAAAGATATCTGGCTGGTGGGTGGCGGTCAGCTAGCAGCGTCGTTCCTGCATGCCGGAGTGATTGACGAACTGAAGGTTTTCATCCAGCCGATCGTCCTGGGACAAGGCTTGCCGCTCGTCTCGTACGTGGGACGCGATACCCGTCTGAAGCTGACGAACTCACGCACTTTCCAGCAAGGTTTGGTCCAGATCGACTACGACATCTTGCACTAG
- a CDS encoding DUF3592 domain-containing protein, whose protein sequence is MARLFPILFLMIFVAFGVVFLGYGLGQIFQAHQATQWPMVQGELISSELKSHTNKNSHSWRCEVQYAYQVEGVSYRGDRIAFGYDGTNREQLHADLHRKLKAAEVVDVYYNPANPSESCLVPGVRRSAFLMIVFGLAWLGLTLSMMTLVVCDVPVRKFIQRLEHWNSPSAQISRSVR, encoded by the coding sequence ATGGCCCGGCTGTTTCCTATCTTGTTTCTCATGATCTTCGTCGCCTTTGGCGTCGTTTTCCTGGGGTATGGACTCGGTCAGATCTTTCAAGCGCATCAGGCAACCCAGTGGCCGATGGTCCAAGGCGAACTCATTTCGTCCGAGCTGAAATCGCACACCAATAAGAATTCGCACTCGTGGAGGTGCGAGGTGCAATACGCTTATCAGGTAGAAGGCGTGTCTTATCGCGGCGACCGAATTGCGTTTGGCTACGATGGGACCAATCGCGAGCAACTACATGCTGACCTGCATCGTAAACTGAAAGCTGCCGAAGTCGTCGATGTCTATTACAACCCGGCCAATCCCAGCGAAAGCTGCCTGGTACCTGGGGTTCGCCGTTCGGCATTTCTGATGATCGTATTCGGGCTGGCTTGGCTTGGGTTGACCCTATCGATGATGACCTTGGTCGTGTGCGACGTGCCAGTACGAAAGTTCATCCAGCGACTAGAGCACTGGAATAGTCCTTCCGCTCAAATCTCTCGGTCGGTGAGGTAA
- a CDS encoding DUF3592 domain-containing protein, with the protein MTSDIIAALILVPLNLGALYVLGYGLRDLYRGWQSTRYERAPGKLIQSEVKETVQKNRKSSRTVHQVELKYEYMAGGRPYEGTVIAPSYCPTQDRQDHEDLLEWLKSTPQFTVFYDPVVPERSVLIPGVDRGMLSQIAIGVLLLSITLGIAIGYFLIAAGDPGLVHDLVVH; encoded by the coding sequence ATGACATCCGACATCATCGCCGCACTGATTCTTGTCCCCTTGAACCTGGGTGCCTTGTACGTCCTTGGCTATGGCCTGCGCGATCTCTACCGCGGCTGGCAATCGACCAGGTACGAGCGGGCGCCTGGCAAGTTGATTCAGTCCGAAGTGAAAGAGACGGTTCAAAAAAATCGGAAGTCGTCGCGAACTGTCCATCAGGTCGAACTGAAGTACGAATACATGGCCGGCGGCCGACCTTACGAAGGAACCGTGATCGCCCCCAGCTATTGCCCTACGCAAGATCGGCAGGATCATGAAGATTTGCTCGAGTGGTTGAAGTCGACGCCTCAGTTCACGGTCTTTTACGATCCGGTCGTTCCTGAGCGAAGCGTGTTGATTCCGGGCGTCGATCGTGGAATGCTTTCTCAGATTGCGATAGGTGTCCTTTTGCTTTCGATCACCTTGGGGATTGCTATCGGCTATTTCCTGATTGCTGCTGGTGACCCAGGACTGGTGCATGACCTGGTCGTGCACTAG
- a CDS encoding DUF3592 domain-containing protein — translation MNIYVKVLFFALVLIGVAILSYGMIDVVQGYSAEKWPTAKGDIVDARLRSFASGKGGTRFEAKVKYTYQVNGANYEGERIGFGYGVTDSQELPQKIVNKLKSGKQVEVRYNPKRPEDSALIPGVFSGVRFNILAGILWIVFSLGGAILISNRRSRDSLPARITVIE, via the coding sequence ATGAATATCTATGTCAAGGTTTTGTTTTTTGCTCTGGTGCTCATTGGAGTCGCCATCTTGAGCTATGGCATGATCGACGTGGTCCAAGGCTACTCAGCCGAAAAATGGCCGACCGCCAAGGGAGACATTGTTGATGCTCGGCTCCGTTCGTTCGCCAGCGGCAAAGGGGGCACACGATTCGAAGCGAAGGTGAAGTACACCTATCAAGTCAACGGTGCCAACTACGAAGGAGAGCGGATTGGGTTTGGCTATGGAGTTACCGATAGCCAAGAGCTTCCGCAAAAGATCGTCAACAAATTGAAGTCGGGCAAACAGGTCGAAGTGCGCTACAACCCGAAACGGCCCGAGGATTCGGCGTTGATCCCCGGCGTCTTTAGCGGTGTCCGCTTCAACATCCTGGCAGGGATCTTGTGGATTGTCTTCTCGCTGGGGGGAGCGATTTTAATCAGCAATCGTCGCAGTCGAGACAGCCTTCCGGCGCGGATCACGGTGATCGAATAA
- a CDS encoding DUF3592 domain-containing protein produces MFDFWLPAAMLAFFNLIGILLLVAGIRELHLAWRSRRWEETVATIEESSLDPCKRKTKHGEEVIYLVKLQYHYQDRAGDQHTGNRISFSYHPTKQIEDHQELCDILQPGRKVQVYYNPSRPDQCTLVGGVEHGSFSSIIIALMWLSMSISIPLMTYWPDFSDQLLVRSMKVMP; encoded by the coding sequence ATGTTTGATTTCTGGTTGCCGGCGGCGATGCTGGCGTTCTTCAACCTGATCGGAATACTGCTGCTGGTGGCCGGCATTCGCGAGCTGCATCTGGCCTGGCGATCACGTCGCTGGGAAGAGACCGTCGCCACGATCGAAGAGAGTTCACTCGACCCCTGCAAACGCAAGACAAAGCATGGCGAAGAAGTCATCTACCTGGTGAAGCTGCAATATCACTACCAGGACAGGGCAGGGGACCAACACACGGGAAACCGCATCTCGTTTAGTTACCATCCGACCAAACAAATCGAAGACCACCAAGAGCTGTGCGACATCCTACAACCAGGACGAAAAGTCCAGGTCTACTACAATCCGAGCCGACCAGATCAATGCACCTTAGTGGGTGGTGTCGAGCACGGATCCTTCTCAAGCATCATAATCGCGCTGATGTGGCTCTCGATGAGCATCTCCATTCCGTTGATGACGTATTGGCCCGATTTTTCCGACCAATTGTTAGTCCGCAGCATGAAGGTGATGCCGTAA
- a CDS encoding universal stress protein, with the protein MIRSALLALDNSPSSQTALDMAIAFCQRYAAQNDGRTDAIHLSGVAVVDIPGIKAPTSVPIGAGAYKKHRDDTLIKEAEERAEQILKDFEDRCSSTGIPFTAIRSEGLPYEQIESQALSHDVVLIGRDTNFHYETSEDVGATVRKLLIDNARPVIVYPEQMPDNHRVVIAYDGSNPAAHALQMWTLLEIRGPQTEIHVVSISGEEEKAQTRLAQADKFLKFHGLNAQLHYVPKTGRVVDLLAEKVKELSPRMVVLGAYGRGGFKETLFGSSTNQMLETAGCPLFLYK; encoded by the coding sequence ATGATTCGCAGCGCACTATTGGCCCTCGACAATTCTCCCTCCAGCCAAACCGCGCTGGACATGGCCATCGCGTTTTGCCAGCGCTACGCGGCACAGAATGACGGCCGCACCGACGCGATTCATCTGTCAGGCGTTGCCGTGGTCGACATCCCTGGCATCAAGGCACCTACCAGCGTTCCGATCGGAGCCGGCGCGTACAAGAAGCATCGCGACGACACGCTGATCAAAGAAGCGGAAGAACGTGCCGAACAGATTCTGAAGGATTTCGAAGATCGTTGCAGCTCGACCGGCATTCCATTCACCGCGATCCGTAGCGAAGGTCTGCCTTACGAACAAATCGAAAGCCAGGCCCTCAGCCACGACGTTGTCCTGATCGGTCGCGATACCAACTTCCATTACGAAACCAGCGAAGACGTCGGAGCCACCGTTCGCAAGTTGCTGATTGACAACGCCCGTCCGGTGATTGTCTATCCTGAGCAGATGCCGGATAACCATCGCGTGGTGATCGCCTACGACGGAAGCAATCCCGCAGCCCACGCCCTGCAGATGTGGACCTTGCTCGAAATTCGTGGCCCACAGACCGAAATTCACGTCGTGAGCATCAGTGGCGAAGAAGAGAAGGCTCAAACGCGTCTGGCACAAGCCGACAAGTTCCTGAAGTTCCATGGGCTGAATGCTCAACTGCACTACGTTCCTAAGACAGGTCGCGTGGTCGACCTGTTGGCCGAGAAGGTCAAGGAACTGAGCCCACGCATGGTTGTGCTGGGGGCCTATGGCCGAGGTGGCTTCAAAGAAACATTGTTCGGTTCTTCGACCAACCAGATGTTAGAAACGGCCGGTTGCCCGTTGTTCCTCTACAAATAG
- a CDS encoding cysteine desulfurase family protein → MIYVDNNATTPMAVEVAEALSQAYQSAFLNPASQHQAGQKARRRLDDTRESILNLVGGEITRFASDRLVFTSGGTEANNLALFGLGGDMPGQVVISAVEHPSIREAAEHLVKQGQSIEVLPVDSAGVVQIDALRQALAQPTRLVSVMLGNNETGVLQPIAEIAQICRENGVPLHVDAVQAVGKIPVNFRELGASAMTITPHKFHGPRGIGALVLDDRVKLNPAMFGGAQQLAMRPGTESVELAIGFEVALRLAVESQAEAEPRMRELRDRLEMMLRELLGPETITINGLDAPRLPHTSNVSFSGIDRQALVMALDMAAVACSTGSACASGSSEPSPTLLASGADPSIISSSIRLSLSRFTTQAEVDEVASRILNCINRLRRS, encoded by the coding sequence TTGATTTACGTCGACAACAATGCGACCACGCCGATGGCGGTCGAAGTCGCGGAAGCCTTGAGCCAGGCCTATCAGTCTGCTTTCTTGAACCCTGCCAGCCAGCACCAGGCAGGGCAGAAGGCTCGTCGGCGGCTCGATGACACGCGAGAAAGTATTCTCAATTTAGTCGGCGGCGAGATCACACGATTTGCCAGCGATCGGCTTGTTTTCACCAGTGGTGGAACCGAAGCAAACAACCTCGCTTTGTTTGGTTTGGGCGGGGATATGCCCGGTCAGGTCGTCATTTCGGCGGTCGAGCATCCTTCCATTCGCGAAGCGGCCGAGCATCTGGTCAAGCAGGGGCAATCGATCGAGGTCTTGCCGGTCGATTCGGCAGGGGTCGTTCAAATCGATGCCCTACGTCAGGCCTTGGCTCAACCGACGCGACTGGTCAGCGTGATGCTGGGTAATAACGAGACCGGCGTACTCCAACCGATCGCCGAAATTGCCCAGATTTGCCGAGAGAATGGGGTTCCGTTGCATGTCGACGCAGTTCAGGCGGTCGGCAAGATACCGGTGAACTTCCGAGAACTGGGGGCGTCGGCCATGACGATCACGCCGCACAAGTTCCATGGCCCGCGAGGGATCGGAGCCCTCGTGCTGGACGATCGTGTGAAGCTGAATCCGGCGATGTTCGGCGGAGCACAGCAGTTGGCGATGCGGCCCGGGACTGAAAGTGTCGAGCTGGCGATCGGTTTCGAGGTCGCCCTGCGACTGGCGGTCGAAAGTCAGGCCGAGGCGGAACCAAGGATGCGAGAGCTACGCGATCGCCTGGAAATGATGCTGAGAGAACTACTTGGCCCGGAAACCATCACGATTAACGGTCTGGACGCCCCGCGATTACCCCATACCTCGAACGTGTCATTTTCAGGAATCGATCGGCAAGCGCTGGTCATGGCTTTGGACATGGCGGCGGTCGCCTGCAGCACCGGTTCGGCGTGTGCTAGCGGGTCGTCGGAACCTTCCCCCACGCTGCTAGCCAGCGGGGCCGATCCGTCGATCATTTCCAGTTCGATTCGCTTAAGTTTGAGTCGCTTCACGACGCAGGCGGAAGTCGACGAAGTCGCAAGCCGCATCCTCAATTGTATCAATAGGTTACGCCGATCGTAA
- a CDS encoding DnaA/Hda family protein, protein MAGPENRMIQSAVEALKQDASQFSPLVLFGPSGSGKSHLLQGLTGVLVEKDPDLEILAITGSDFAREYGNALRQETANETRTQFFGTDVLVLEDVHELLHFPSMQQILLHLLDELERRGCTVLVSCRENPIAMDGFSSELRSRLSAGLLVPVVLPEQGTREVLIQGIATRHHRQITHMAAQKLAAAFPHGLLQLSGIVNQLIAQTTANQVIDTTIVDALLKSEHNTAKISLRAISLLTAKYFRVKVADMKGSSRRQSIVQARSVAMLLARHLTEESLKAVGKHFGGRDHTTVMHAVSSIEAKMKKDIALREAITELREMILQRSTD, encoded by the coding sequence GTGGCGGGGCCAGAAAACCGCATGATTCAGTCGGCGGTCGAAGCATTGAAGCAAGATGCTTCGCAGTTTTCGCCGTTGGTTCTCTTTGGTCCCAGTGGCTCTGGCAAGTCGCACTTGTTGCAGGGTCTGACGGGCGTTCTCGTGGAAAAGGATCCCGATCTCGAGATCCTGGCCATTACCGGAAGCGATTTTGCTCGCGAATATGGCAACGCATTGCGGCAAGAGACCGCCAACGAAACGCGAACCCAGTTTTTCGGGACCGACGTTCTCGTTCTGGAAGATGTGCACGAGTTGCTGCACTTCCCGTCGATGCAGCAGATCTTGCTGCATTTGCTGGACGAACTGGAACGCCGCGGTTGCACGGTGTTGGTCTCGTGCCGAGAGAACCCAATTGCGATGGATGGGTTTTCGTCGGAGCTTCGCAGCCGCCTTTCGGCCGGCTTGCTGGTTCCGGTGGTCCTGCCCGAGCAGGGAACCCGCGAAGTCTTGATTCAAGGCATCGCGACCCGTCACCATCGTCAGATCACGCACATGGCCGCGCAGAAGTTGGCGGCCGCGTTTCCGCATGGCTTATTGCAGCTCAGCGGGATCGTGAATCAATTGATCGCTCAGACCACCGCGAACCAGGTAATCGACACGACCATTGTCGACGCCTTGCTGAAGAGCGAGCACAACACAGCGAAGATTAGCCTGCGTGCGATTTCGCTTCTGACGGCCAAGTACTTCCGCGTGAAGGTGGCCGACATGAAGGGAAGTTCGCGGCGGCAAAGTATCGTTCAAGCCCGCAGCGTTGCGATGCTGTTGGCGAGACATCTCACGGAAGAGAGTCTGAAAGCAGTCGGCAAACATTTTGGCGGTCGCGATCACACCACCGTCATGCATGCCGTCAGCAGCATTGAAGCCAAAATGAAGAAGGACATCGCGCTGCGGGAAGCAATCACTGAGTTGCGAGAAATGATTCTCCAACGCAGCACCGACTGA
- the dnaN gene encoding DNA polymerase III subunit beta has product MKITFEREKFQTAFQTAAMVAPSRSPKPILQNVKLDATEKATILMATDMEIGVRIEVEGIEVEQPGSMVLPVARFGSILKEVRDERLSVQREESRTVVQAQTSKFTLSSEDPDEFPTVQGFAETKYHEVSARVLKELIRRTLFATDTESGRYALGGVLLELGENSITAVATDGRRLAKMEGPATQVEGHGNTDAMTIIPSRAMQLIERSLTDLDATVQIASRTNDVLVKVGPATIYARLVEGRFPKWRDVLPEQREAAHIELSVGPAFAALRQAAIVTSDESRGIDFTFGHGSMVLSSSTAEVGQSRVEIPIPYDGENVEITMDHRFVADFYKVLGSESNFTLNIQNAESAALFSTDDNYDYVVMPLARDR; this is encoded by the coding sequence ATGAAAATCACGTTCGAACGCGAGAAGTTTCAGACTGCATTCCAGACGGCGGCGATGGTGGCCCCTAGCCGCAGTCCCAAGCCGATCCTGCAAAACGTCAAACTCGACGCCACCGAAAAGGCCACGATCCTGATGGCCACCGACATGGAGATCGGAGTTCGCATCGAGGTCGAAGGCATTGAAGTTGAGCAGCCTGGCAGCATGGTTCTGCCAGTCGCCCGATTTGGGTCTATTTTGAAGGAGGTTCGCGATGAGCGACTCAGCGTGCAACGGGAAGAGTCCCGCACCGTCGTGCAAGCACAAACCAGTAAATTCACCCTGTCGAGCGAAGACCCCGACGAGTTTCCCACCGTGCAAGGATTCGCGGAAACGAAGTACCATGAAGTATCGGCTCGGGTTCTCAAAGAACTGATTCGCCGTACGCTCTTCGCCACCGATACCGAAAGCGGTCGCTATGCCCTGGGTGGCGTGTTGTTGGAACTGGGTGAGAACAGCATCACCGCGGTCGCGACCGACGGACGTCGTCTGGCCAAGATGGAAGGTCCCGCGACTCAGGTCGAAGGGCATGGCAACACCGATGCGATGACGATCATTCCATCGCGTGCTATGCAGTTGATCGAACGCAGCCTGACCGATCTGGATGCAACCGTGCAGATCGCTTCCCGCACGAATGACGTACTCGTCAAAGTTGGCCCAGCCACGATCTATGCTCGCTTGGTGGAAGGTCGCTTCCCGAAATGGCGAGACGTGCTCCCCGAACAACGCGAAGCCGCCCATATCGAACTTTCGGTTGGGCCAGCATTCGCCGCACTTCGCCAGGCAGCCATTGTGACGTCCGACGAGAGCCGTGGGATCGACTTCACGTTCGGTCATGGCTCGATGGTCCTCTCGAGCAGTACGGCCGAGGTGGGCCAATCTCGCGTCGAGATCCCAATCCCTTACGACGGCGAGAATGTCGAGATCACGATGGACCATCGGTTTGTCGCCGACTTCTACAAAGTGTTGGGAAGTGAATCGAACTTCACGCTCAACATTCAAAACGCCGAAAGCGCCGCGTTGTTCAGCACCGACGACAACTACGACTACGTGGTTATGCCACTGGCACGAGATCGGTAG
- a CDS encoding DUF721 domain-containing protein gives MSQRQPGKVQSIKGTLAQLMVQKGYAQVQTADATQKAWEVAAGERLAEHSIAGNVNRGSLLVMVANSTISQMISFQKPKILKSLQEQLPDHGITDLKIKVGRID, from the coding sequence ATGAGCCAGCGACAGCCAGGCAAAGTGCAATCGATCAAGGGAACCTTGGCCCAGTTGATGGTCCAGAAGGGCTACGCCCAGGTTCAAACGGCCGATGCCACGCAGAAAGCCTGGGAAGTTGCCGCCGGAGAACGACTGGCCGAGCACAGCATCGCCGGCAACGTGAATCGTGGAAGCTTGCTGGTGATGGTCGCCAACTCGACGATCAGCCAGATGATCAGTTTCCAGAAACCCAAAATACTGAAGTCGCTCCAAGAGCAACTCCCCGATCACGGGATCACCGACCTCAAGATCAAAGTGGGCCGCATCGATTAA